In Leishmania braziliensis MHOM/BR/75/M2904 complete genome, chromosome 18, the following proteins share a genomic window:
- a CDS encoding putative citrate synthase: MASSVVSEMKAQMLKRSKVEKQTISELRMKHGDVKLSDASIDAAYCGMRGITGLVYEPSLLDPVEGIRFRNRTIPECQEVLPKAPNGCETLPEAMFWLLMTGEVPTAEQARALNAELHRRADPVAIAAAQKAIAALPASTHPMTAFSVGVLALQTYSKFAAAYATGKSNKTTYWEYALEDSLDMLARTPAVAAMIYNRVTKGRAEVAASSNSELDWAANFSNMLGFKDNEFWECMRLYLSIHVDHEGGNVSAHTTTLVASALSDPYLAFSAGLNGLAGPLHGLASQEVLKYLLSMQDRVKADGVNVCDEAALEVALTKYTWELLNSGQVVPGYGHAVLRKVDPRYTCLRNFCLRHHFEDDLFKLINVVYKIMPGILTEHGKTKNPYPNVDAHSGVLLQHYGLTEQDYYPVLFGLSRQMGVMAGVVWDRLQGRPLERPKSITTEMLAKKYLENL, encoded by the coding sequence ATGGCATCATCGGTGGTGAGTGAGATGAAGGCGCAGATGCTGAAGCGCAGcaaggtggagaagcagaCGATCAGCGAGCTCCGGATGAAGCACGGCGACGTGAAGCTGAGCGACGCCAGCATCGATGCGGCGTACTGTGGCATGCGGGGCATCACCGGTCTTGTGTACGAGCCGTCCCTGCTGGACCCGGTGGAGGGCATCCGCTTCCGCAACCGCACGATCCCGGAGTGCCAGGAGGTGCTGCCCAAGGCACCGAACGGCTGCGAGACGCTGCCGGAGGCGATGTTCTGGCTGCTGATGACCGGCGAGGTACCgacggcggagcaggcgaGGGCCCTGAACGCGGAGTTGCACCGCCGCGCTGACCCGGTGGCgatcgccgcggcgcagaaggcgatcgcggcgctgccggcgagCACGCACCCGATGACGGCGTTCAGTGTGGGCGTGCTTGCGCTGCAGACCTACTCGAAGTTTGCTGCGGCCTATGCGACGGGCAAGTCAAACAAGACGACGTACTGGGAGTACGCGCTGGAAGACTCGCTGGACATGCTGGCACGCacgccagcggtggcagcgatgATCTACAACCGCGTCACCAAGGGCCgtgcggaggtggcggcgtcgaGCAACAGCGAGCTGGACTGGGCAGCAAACTTCTCGAACATGTTGGGCTTCAAGGACAATGAGTTCTGGGAGTGCATGCGGCTGTACCTGTCCATCCACGTCGACCACGAGGGCGGAAACGTGTCGGCGCATACGACGACGCTGGTTGCGTCGGCGCTGAGCGACCCCTACCTTGCCTTCAGCGCGGGGCTGAACGGGCTTGCCGGACCGCTGCACGGGCTGGCGAGCCAGGAGGTGCTCAAGTACCTGCTCAGCATGCAGGACCGCGTGAAAGCAGACGGTGTGAACGTGTGCGATGAGGCGGcactggaggtggcgctgacCAAGTACACTTGGGAGCTGCTGAACTCCGGCCAGGTTGTGCCCGGCTACGGccacgcggtgctgcgcaaggtGGACCCGCGCTACACCTGCCTGCGCAACTTctgcctgcgccaccactTCGAGGACGACCTATTCAAGCTGATCAACGTCGTCTACAAGATCATGCCCGGCATCCTGACGGAGCATGGCAAAACCAAGAATCCCTACCCCAACGTCGATGCGCACTCCGgcgtactgctgcagcactaTGGGCTGACGGAGCAGGATTACTACCCGGTGCTGTTCGGCCTGTCGCGCCAGATGGGTGTCATGGCCGGCGTTGTTTGGGACCGCCTGCAAGGCCGCCCGCTCGAGCGCCCCAAGTCGATCACGACGGAGATGCTGGCAAAGAAGTACCTGGAGAATTTGTAG